The proteins below come from a single Eucalyptus grandis isolate ANBG69807.140 chromosome 3, ASM1654582v1, whole genome shotgun sequence genomic window:
- the LOC104436496 gene encoding tetraspanin-2 codes for MGVSNNVTSVLNFIAFLCSVPIIAAGIWLASKADNECTHYFRWPVVILGTLVLLVSLAGFVGAYWNKQGLLAFYLFCMAVLIGLLLIVLVFAYVVTREDGGYSVPGRDYREYSLGGYSAWLRDHVTDPENWVKIRACLAESDVCTRLAQNYVIAEQYFAARISPLQSGCCKPPTVCGYTYANPTLWLNPTNPTADPDCYLWSNDQAQLCYNCNSCKAGLLGNLRHEWRKANVILIVALVILIWVYLIACSAFRNAQIGDHK; via the exons ATGGGGGTGAGCAACAACGTGACCTCGGTCCTCAACTTCATAGCCTTCCTCTGCTCCGTCCCCATCATCGCCGCCGGCATCTGGCTGGCCTCCAAGGCCGACAACGAGTGCACCCACTACTTCCGGTGGCCGGTCGTCATCCTCGGCACCCTCGTCCTCCTCGTCTCCCTCGCCGGCTTCGTCGGGGCCTACTGGAACAAGCAGGGGCTCCTGGCCTTCTACCTCTTCTGCATGGCCGTGCTCATCGGCCTCCTCCTCATCGTCCTCGTCTTCGCCTACGTGGTCACGCGGGAGGACGGCGGCTACTCCGTGCCCGGGCGGGATTACCGGGAGTACAGCCTCGGCGGGTACAGCGCGTGGCTGAGGGACCACGTCACCGACCCCGAGAACTGGGTCAAGATCAGGGCTTGTCTCGCCGAGTCCGATGTCTGCACCAGGTTGGCGCAGAACTACGTCATTGCCGAGCAGTACTTTGCTGCTCGAATCTCTCCTCTTCAg TCGGGATGCTGCAAGCCTCCCACGGTCTGCGGGTACACCTATGCGAACCCAACGCTGTGGCTGAACCCGACGAACCCGACGGCCGACCCGGATTGCTACCTGTGGAGCAACGACCAGGCCCAGCTCTGCTACAACTGCAACTCCTGCAAGGCCGGCCTGCTGGGGAACCTGAGGCATGAATGGAGGAAGGCCAACGTGATCCTGATCGTGGCCCTGGTGATCCTCATCTGGGTCTACCTCATCGCGTGCAGCGCCTTCAGGAACGCCCAGATCGGAGACCACAAGTAG
- the LOC104436494 gene encoding uncharacterized protein LOC104436494 has product MANYLQLSPHPTARILAGVRSLPPPPAAQLLPTCNAFAGRKAAAFRPARRFVLGLGASFWAQSMATSGAFGGKSFLASARPSSNVEQVLKNAEWPEQFPFKEEDFQRFDESSDSLFYEAPRFVTHIDDPAIAALTKFYSKVLPRSNSPGVSILDMCSSWISHYPAGYKQERIVGMGMNEEELKRNLVLTEYIVQDLNVNPKLPFEDNSFDVITNVVSVDYLSKPLDVFKEMSRILKPGGQAIMSFSNRCFWTKAISIWTSTGDTDHVLIVGSYFHYAGGFEPPQAVDISPNPGRSDPMYVVYSRKALTA; this is encoded by the exons ATGGCCAATTATCTCCAACTCAGTCCACACCCGACCGCTCGCATTTTGGCGGGCGTACGTtcgcttcctcctcctcctgcggCTCAGCTTCTCCCGACCTGCAACGCGTTTGCCGGACGCAAGGCCGCCGCCTTCAGACCCGCGCGGCGCTTCGTTCTAGGCCTCGGGGCCTCGTTCTGGGCTCAGTCCATGGCCACGTCCGGCGCGTTCGGCGGGAAGTCCTTCCTCGCCTCCGCAAGGCCTTCTTCGAACGTCGAGCAG GTATTGAAGAATGCGGAATGGCCAGAACAATTTCCCTTCAAAGAGGAGGATTTTCAGCGCTTTGACGA ATCTTCTGATTCCCTGTTCTACGAGGCTCCTCGTTTCGTGACACATATAGACGATCCAGCCATTGCTGCACTCACTAAGTTCTACTCAAAGGTCTTACCTCGTAGCAACAGTCCCGGAGTCAGCATCCTTGATATGTGTAGCAGTTGG ATAAGCCATTATCCAGCAGGATACAAGCAAGAGAGGATAGTAGGAATGGGAATGAATGAGGAAGAGCTCAAGCGAAATTTG GTCCTAACTGAGTACATTGTCCAAGACTTGAATGTGAATCCTAAACTTCCATTTGAAGATAATTCCTTTGACGTCATCACCAATGTG GTCAGTGTTGACTATCTGAGTAAGCCTCTTGATGTTTTTAAGGAGATGTCTCGGATTCTTAAGCCAGGAGGCCAGGCAATAATGAG TTTCTCCAACCGTTGCTTTTGGACCAAAGCAATCTCGATATGGACATCAACAGGTGATACAGATCATGTTTTGATTGTTGGGTCGTACTTCCATTATGCAGGAGGATTCGAGCCTCCTCAG GCTGTGGATATTTCTCCAAACCCTGGGCGATCAGATCCAATGTACGTAGTGTACTCAAGAAAGGCCTTGACGGCTTGA
- the LOC104436493 gene encoding uncharacterized protein LOC104436493: MTTSGGVLGGKSFLASARPSSNVEQVLKNVEWPEQFPFKEEDFQRDDVSLDSLFYKAPRFVTHIDDPAIAALTKFYSRVLPPSNSPGVSILDICSSWISHYPAGYKQERIVGMGMNEEELKQNSVLTEYIVQDLNVNPKLPFEDNSFDVITNVVSVDYLTKPLDVFKEMSRILKPGGQAIMSFSDRCFWTKAISIWTSTGDTDHVLIVGSYFHYAGGFEPPQAVDISPNPGQSDPMYIVYSRKASTT, encoded by the exons ATGACCACGTCCGGTGGTGTACTTGGCGGGAAGTCCTTCCTCGCCTCCGCGAGGCCTTCTTCGAACGTCGAACAG GTATTGAAGAACGTGGAATGGCCAGAACAATTTCCGTTCAAAGAGGAGGATTTTCAGCGAGATGATGT GTCTCTGGATTCTTTGTTCTACAAGGCTCCTCGTTTCGTGACACATATAGATGATCCAGCCATTGCTGCACTTACCAAATTTTACTCAAGGGTCTTACCTCCTAGCAACAGTCCAGGAGTCAGCATCCTCGATATTTGTAGCAGTTGG ATAAGCCATTATCCAGCAGGATACAAGCAAGAGAGGATAGTTGGAATGGGAATGAATGAGGAAGAGCTCAAGCAGAATTCG GTCCTGACTGAGTACATTGTCCAAGACTTGAATGTGAATCCTAAACTTCCATTTGAAGATAATTCCTTTGACGTTATCACCAATGTG GTCAGTGTTGACTATCTGACTAAGCCTCTTGATGTTTTCAAGGAGATGTCTCGGATTCTTAAGCCAGGAGGCCAGGCAATAATGAG TTTCTCAGACCGTTGCTTTTGGACCAAAGCGATCTCAATATGGACATCGACAGGTGATACAGATCATGTTTTGATTGTTGGGTCGTACTTCCATTATGCAGGAGGATTCGAGCCTCCTCAG GCTGTGGATATATCTCCAAACCCTGGGCAATCGGATCCGATGTACATTGTGTACTCGAGAAAGGCCTCAACAACTTAA